CCCCTTCGATACCGTGTCTACCACGGTTCCGTTGGAAGGATTCATAACTTTTGTGGACTCGCCACTCTTTGATTCCAATTCCTGCCCGGCGATATAAAGCTTTGCCATTTCGCGTAACCTCTCTAAGTTTATTGGGTGTAAAAAGTGCTGGTCTCAATGAGTAATGGAAACCCCGCGCCATTCCAAAGTCCGGGATGACGCGGCTACCAAGGCAGGCTTATGCCCCTACGCACTGGTAGCCGCGTCAAGCGCATTTCTTGGCGCGGGCTTTTCCTGAACGCTATACCGGCCTGCTTACAGTCCGGCGTAAACGACGCCCTTGGGCTCGATGTAATAATCCAGCGCCTCGGGGCCGTGCTCGCGACCGATGCCGCTCATCTTCACGCCGCCGAAAGGCAGTTCATCATAGCCGTAGTGCAGCGAGTTGATCCAGGTAATGCCGGCCTGAATCTTGTTCGCCGCCTTGTTGGCGCGGGACAGGTCCTTGGTCCAGATGGAGGAGCCGAGGCCGAACATAGAGCTGTTGGCCAGGCGGATCGCTTCGTCCAGATCCTTTACCTTGAAGACGGGCAGGGCGGGGCCGAAGACTTCTTCTTGAACCAAACGCGAATCGTGCGGGACATCCACCATCAACGTTGGCTCGAAGAAATTCGAGGTCTTGAAGCCTGACGCAGCCTTGCCGCCGGCCAGAACTTTGCCGCCGCGCTTGATCGCGTCTTCCACTTGCTCCTGCACTTCGGCGCGCTGCGCGTCGGTGTGCAATGGGCCGATGCGGGTGTCCTTCTCGGTGCCCAGACCGACCTTCAACTTCTTCACCTTGCCCACAAGCTGTTCAACGAAGGCATCGTAAACGTTCTCAAAGACGTACATGCGCTTCACGCCCAGGCACTGCTGGCCGCAGTTAAAGTAGCGGCCCACGGCGCCCATTGACGCGGCGCGAGCGAGGTCCGCATCGTCGCAGACGATCATCGGATCGGAGCCGCCCAGTTCCAGCGTAACGCGCTTGAACGTGCGTCCGGCGACTTCCATGATGTGCTGGCCGGTGTTGGATGCGCCGGTGAAGGCCACGCGGCGAACCTTGGCGTTGGAGATCAACTCTTCGCCGACGCTCGAACCGGGGCCGGTAACGATGTTCAACACGCCCTTGGGCAGGCCTGCTTCATTCATCAGCTCGATCACGCGAATCGCGGTCATTGGCGTGCTGCCCGCCGGTTTGATGACCATGGTATTGCCCGCCACCAGTGCGGGGCCGACCTTGGTGCCCATCAGGGTGATGGGGAAGTTCCACGGCACGATGCCGGCGCAGACGCCGATGGGGCGTCGCATCACCAAGCCGAAAGCGTTCTTGTTCGGGAAGTCCGGCAGCGAAACATGGGCGCCGCGAACCTTGGTGGCCAGTCCGGCGTAGAAATCCAGGCCGTGCAGGAAGTGCTCAATCTCGGTCATGGCTTCGCTGACCGGCTTGCCTTGCTCGCGATTCAGCAGCGCCGCCAACTCCGGCACATGATGATGCACGGCGTCATGCGCCTTCGAGAGCAAACGCGCGCGCTCTTGTACGCCAGTGTCCGACCAGGCTTCAAACGCCGCATCCGCTGCGTCAATCGCGCGCTTGGCATCCTCCGCGCCGCCCTTTGGTACGAAGCCGACAAGCTCTCCGGTGGCGGGGTCGCGTACTTCCGAGACCGCGCCGCTAAGCGCGTCCACCTGCTCGCCGTTCACAAAATTCTTAAGTCTCAATCCAGTTGCTTCCGCTGTTGACATGAATCCTCCCTTAATCTTTCTGAAGTCTCTCTGATCTAGTCAAAACAAAATCTAAAACTTGAATTTTAACAGGTAACTCATTAAAAGTACTGGTGATATAACACCGTTATTTGCCTGTGTACTTGGCCTGCCGCTTCTGCAAATAAGCACTGACTCCCTCGCGGGCATCCGCGCTAACGTAAAGTTGCTGGAGCGTTTCGTGCTCGATCACGATGCCTTCGTGGATGCCGGTTTCGAGCGACATACGCGCCGATAGCTTGATGCGGCCCACGGCCATGGAGGCCTTGTTGGGTGGGCAGAACTGACGGGCGTAGGCCAGTGTCTCTTCCCAGAACGTGGCTGGTTCGTAAACGTAATGGAGGATGCCCAGGTCGAGCGCTTCTTCAAAAGCCAGCGCGCGGCCGGTGGCGATGATCTCGACGGCCTTGGCGTAACCGATAATGCGCGGCAGACGTTGCGTGCCGCCCACGCCGGGCTCGAGGCCAAGATTAATTTCAGGCAGGCCCAGACGCCCGCCATCGCGCTTGGCGACGCGGATGTCGCAGGCCAGCGCAATCTCAAATCCACCGCCCATGCAGTGGCCGTTGATGGCCGCGATCACCAGCTTTGGCGTCAGCTCCAGGCGCCGCGCGGTCTCCTGAGCGTGCAAGGAAAAGTAGTAGAAGTAGCTCGGCGATTTCTCGTTGAGCATCTTGATGTCCGCGCCGCCGCAGAAAAACTTGTCGCCTTTGCCGCGCAGGATGATGACGAACACCTCGTCATCCATGCGCGCCTGCAGGATGGCGTCATCCAGATCACGCATCATCTCATGGCCATAAGCGTGCGCCGGAGGGCTGTTCAATTCAATGATAGCCAGCCCGTTATCTACTGTGTAATCGACCAATTTTGCCATTCGCTTGCTCCTCGTTGAGATTAATGACGGACAGGAACGAACCTCTTCCGCAGCCGCTGGGCCGCAGTATCTCGCCTGATTCCATAGAAGTACGGTACGAAACATCCAAGAATATCACAGGAAGCTCAGGTGTGCCAGCGCGAATTCACATCCAATTCCGGCTTTGCAGAAATGCCCAAACTCCGGATTGCAAAGTGTGGGATAATTTCAGAATGCGGAGGCGATTCTCTTATGCCGGACTCTTGATTTTTTTGCTCCGAGCAACACTAATTCACGCTCAAACAGTTGAAAATCAGTGGCTGATTCTTAAGGTGGATACCCATTCGCGTGGACCGTACGGTAATCAGGAAGAAAAATCTTGTGTCCGGGTGTATTCAAACGGGAGCGTCAGCTACTCCAAGTGGTGGAGACCGTTGGACCGACTTATAGATGGTGATACAGGGAAGGAGATTAAGCAGAATCAGTCCTTTTCGTATTCCCTCCAATTAGAGCAGTGGGATGTAGCCGGGTTCGAAGAATTTCTGAAGTAAAATTACGTAAAAAGGATACCGAGCTTCTTTACCCCGCCGCACCCTCCTGTCGACTTTATCGAAACGATCACCCTTGAGATTCCATATGGCAAGGGGAAGTCTAAGACAATCGCCACAAGAGAATATTATGTTGCAAGCATGAAAGAAATGGTTCGATATCCATCTGCCCTAATACTACTGATGAATAAAATAGATGCAATCATGCAAAAAGCAATCGAAGGAAAAGCATCCACAGATATACCAGCTGATTGCAATTTAGCTTCCAGCACTGTGCCGTCAATTCCATAGACTAACGAATGTCAATCTGTGCGGGCATGCGGGCCCAGCCGGTGGTGCGGGCGAAGGCCTCGATTTCGATGAGCTGCGCGCGGGCCTGGTCGAGTGGGGAGGCCCACATTCTGGCGCTGCCGCGGGCGCGCTCCAGCAGCAGGTCGAGAAGCCGTTTGCGCTTGGGGAATTCGACGAGAAGCACGTCGTCGCCGGCGGCGATGCCGGATTTCTGCTTGATCATTTCAAGAGCGCGCTCCATGCCGCCCAACTCATCCACCAGGCCGTTGGCCTTGGCCT
This window of the Acidobacteriota bacterium genome carries:
- a CDS encoding aldehyde dehydrogenase, translating into MSTAEATGLRLKNFVNGEQVDALSGAVSEVRDPATGELVGFVPKGGAEDAKRAIDAADAAFEAWSDTGVQERARLLSKAHDAVHHHVPELAALLNREQGKPVSEAMTEIEHFLHGLDFYAGLATKVRGAHVSLPDFPNKNAFGLVMRRPIGVCAGIVPWNFPITLMGTKVGPALVAGNTMVIKPAGSTPMTAIRVIELMNEAGLPKGVLNIVTGPGSSVGEELISNAKVRRVAFTGASNTGQHIMEVAGRTFKRVTLELGGSDPMIVCDDADLARAASMGAVGRYFNCGQQCLGVKRMYVFENVYDAFVEQLVGKVKKLKVGLGTEKDTRIGPLHTDAQRAEVQEQVEDAIKRGGKVLAGGKAASGFKTSNFFEPTLMVDVPHDSRLVQEEVFGPALPVFKVKDLDEAIRLANSSMFGLGSSIWTKDLSRANKAANKIQAGITWINSLHYGYDELPFGGVKMSGIGREHGPEALDYYIEPKGVVYAGL
- a CDS encoding enoyl-CoA hydratase/isomerase family protein, which encodes MAKLVDYTVDNGLAIIELNSPPAHAYGHEMMRDLDDAILQARMDDEVFVIILRGKGDKFFCGGADIKMLNEKSPSYFYYFSLHAQETARRLELTPKLVIAAINGHCMGGGFEIALACDIRVAKRDGGRLGLPEINLGLEPGVGGTQRLPRIIGYAKAVEIIATGRALAFEEALDLGILHYVYEPATFWEETLAYARQFCPPNKASMAVGRIKLSARMSLETGIHEGIVIEHETLQQLYVSADAREGVSAYLQKRQAKYTGK